One stretch of Podospora bellae-mahoneyi strain CBS 112042 chromosome 2, whole genome shotgun sequence DNA includes these proteins:
- a CDS encoding hypothetical protein (antiSMASH:Cluster_1; EggNog:ENOG503P1W5), translating into MILSTHLQVPRQLPRVVRGISTLPNNSNIKVFPHPTQHSSYLLTLLSRDPPTPSLAIGTTTAIPPTPRSFQHNPKFLTILDEVLTKHAINDPGLKAQAQAFASPGGFTFIHNPGKKDRGAGGGGGASAEGGAGGAGVGGWVHLSDARNPPDFGRIAWPEDIFGSVEVNGKGKIVGNYQPSGTYRIVTNQGM; encoded by the exons ATGATACTGTCAACACATCTCCAGGTCCCAAGACAGCTCCCCCGTGTGGTGCGGGGCATTTCAACCCTCCCTAACAACTCCAACATC AAAGTCTTCCCTCACCCAACTCAACACTCTTCATATCTCCTCACATTGCTCTCCAGAGAcccaccaacaccttcaCTCGCCATTGGCACCACTACCGCTATCCCACCTACCCCCAGGTCCTTCCAGCACAATCCTAAATTTCTCACCATATTGGATGAGGTCCTCACCAAGCATGCCATCAACGATCCCGGCTTGAAAGCTCAAGCTCAGGCTTTTGCCTCTCCTGGCGGATTTACCTTCATTCACAATCCAGGAAAAAAGGATAggggagctgggggtggcggtggtgcgaGTGCCGaaggcggtgctggtggagctggagttggtggatgggtgCATCTGAGCGACGCGAGAAATCCTCCTGATTTCGGGAGGATAGCTTG GCCAGAGGACATCTTTGGAAGTGTGGAGGTCAATGGGAAAGGTAAAATTGTTGGCAACTACCAGCCGAGTGGGACGTACCGAATTGTGACGAATCAGGGAATGTGA
- a CDS encoding hypothetical protein (antiSMASH:Cluster_1; EggNog:ENOG503P6X1; COG:K), translating to MSSYKKRGRVQIESDEEDIPQRKAAPAKKQKQERPKATPSGGKGTDGEGNAYWELGNNRRVGASKFKNATLVNLREYYTTPDGELRPGKKGISLSIDQYKAFLKAIPQLNEELRLQGVEVEDVPAGVGGSSSKPATKTESKKAKKSNIEVTSEEEEDDEEDEDEEDNE from the exons ATGTCGTCGTACAAGAAGAGAGGTCGCGTTCAGATCGAGAGCGATGAGGAAGACATTCCCCAGAGAAAGGCGGCCcccgccaagaagcagaagcaggagcGTCCCAAGGCCACTCCAAGCGGCGGCAAAGGCACAGATGGAGAGGGCAACGCTTACTGGGAG CTTGGCAACAATCGTCGTGTCGGTGCTTCAAAGTTCAAGAATGCCACTCTGGTTAATCTTCGAGAGTACTACACCACACCGGATGGCGAGTTGAGGCCTGGTAAAAAG GGTATCTCGCTCTCTATTGACCAATACAAAGCCTTCCTCAAGGCCATCCCGCAATTGAACGAGGAATTGCGCTTGCAGGgggtcgaggtggaagatgTTCCTGCTGGAGTTGGCGGCAGTAGCAGTAAACCTGCCACAAAGACCGAATCCAAGAAAGCCAAAAAGTCCAACATTGAAGTGacgagcgaggaggaggaagacgatgaagaggatgaagacgaggaggacaatGAGTAG